In the genome of Streptomyces sp. NBC_00259, the window ATCCTGCTCGCGATCTTCGCCTCCGCGATGATCTACCGTTTCGTTCCCGGCTTCGGTGACGAGATCGCCGCATCCCGCAACAACCGCATCCAGAGCAGCGCGGAGAACAAGGCCGCCGCCGTCATCAGTTCGCCCGCCGCCCTCGTCTCCCAGGGCATCAAGACCCACAGCAGCCGCAACCACCAGCAGGGCGGAACGGGAGGAGGCGGCGGACCCGCGAACGCGGTGTCCGGCGGAGTCGCCGCACACAGCTCACGCGGATCCGCAGCAGGCACCGGAGCGGGGACCGGGGGCGGAGCCGGGGGCGGAGCTGTCCCCTCCGCCGCACCTCCGCCCCGTAGCGGCGGCCCCGGCAGCACCCCGCACAGCCACCGCAGGAACTCAGGCAGCAACGCCGGCACAGGCACAGGAAGCACAGGAGGTGGAGGGCGTTGACGACGCAGTCCCAGCCCATCGCGCCCCGCCGTACGTATCTGATCGGCCGGGCCAGGCCGAACGCGATCGTCGGCAAGAACCGCGAGACCGGCGAGATCGCCCTGATCATCGCCGGCGCGTTCCTCGGCATGATGAGCGGACTGCTGGTCCCGGTCCTGTCCCTGCGGATCGTCCTGCTCATGGGCTTCCCGCTGCTCGCCCTGGCCGCCGTGTACGTCCCGTACAAGCAGCGCACGTTCTACCGCTGGTTCGAGGTCAGCCGCAGCTACAAGCGCTCGCTCCGCCAGGGCACCGGCTACCGCTCCGCCGCCATGGAGGCCGGCACCCGTGTCGACGGCCGCGAGGTCGAGGTCGGCCCACCGCCCGGCATCGGCCGGATCAACTGGCTCGCCGCGCCCTTCGGCCCGGACGAGATCGCCGTACTGCTGCACGCCGACCGCCGTACCGTGACCGCCGCCATCGAGATCGAGGGCCCGGGCGTCGGACTGCGCGACAGCGAGGACCAGGAAGCCCTGGTGGACCGTTTCGGCACGCTGCTCAAGCATGTCGCCAACGGCGACGGCTTCGTGACGCGCCTTCAGATGCTGGCCCGTACGCTGCCGGCCGACCCCGACGCCCACGCGAAGGATGTCGCCCAGCGCGGCGACACACAGTCCCCGGCCTGGCTGCAGCAGTCGTACGACCAGCTCCAGTCGATGGTGTCCACCTCCAGCGAGCAGCACCGCGCCTACCTGGTCGCCTGCATGCACTACACCCGTGAACTCGCCGCCGAGGCCCATACCATGGCCCGCGCCGCCCGCCAGGCGTCCGGGACGAGGAAGCTCGACAAGGACGCCGGCCTCGCCGTCGTCATGGCCCGTGAACTCACCGACATCTGCGCCCGCCTCGCCGAGGCCGACATCCGGGTCCGCCAGCCCCTCGGCCAGGCCCGGCTCGCCTCCCTCGTGCACTCCATGTACGACCCGGACCACCCCATGGACCACATCCAGGCGATGACGAAGCGAAACGCCTGGCCCGCCGAACTCGACGCGGTGGAGCCCACCTACCTCCAGGCCAAGACCCGCGAGTCCGCCACCCGCGCCCCCTGGTGCCACGCCACCGCCTGGGTCAAGGAGTGGCCGATGACCCCCGTCGGCGTCAACTTCCTCGCCCCGCTGCTCGTCCACACCCCGGACGTGATCCGCACCGTCGCGGTCTGCATGGACCTGGAACCCACCGAAGTCGCCATCGAGCGCATGCTGACGGAGAAGACGAACGACGAGGCGGAGGCGAGCCGCGCCGCCAAGATGAACCGTACGGTCGACCCGCGCGACATCGCCGCACACGGCCGGCTCGACCAGCGGGGTGAAGATCTCGCCAGCGGCGCGGCAGGCGTCAATCTTGTCGGGTACATCACTGTGTCGTCGCGTACGCCCGAGGCCCTGGCCAGGGACAAGCGCACGATCAGAGCCTCGGCGGGCAAGTCGTATCTGAAGCTGGAGTGGTGCGACCGCGAGCATCACCGGGCCTTTGTGAACACGCTGCCGTTCGCCACCGGCATCCGCCGATAGCGCGCTGATACGCGCCGACACGCGCCGATAGGGGCCCTGATCCGATGCGAGATCCGCTGTCCGTCCTCACCGAATCCTTCACGTCCTTCCTCTTCGGGAAGGTCGAGACGACCCGGCTGCCCGTGCGTACCTCCACGGGCCAGGCGCAGGCCGTCTACCTGCCGACCGCCGCGCCAGGTCTCGGTGACTCGGGCGTGATCATCGGCCGCGAGGTGTACAGCGGAAAGGGCTACATCTACGACCCGTTCCAGCTCTACGGACAGCAGCTCCCCGCACCCCACTGGCTGGTCCTCGGCGAGTCCGGCAACGGCAAGTCGGCCCTGGAGAAGACGTACGTCCTGCGCCAGCTCCGCTTCCGCGACCGCCAGGTCGTCGTCCTCGACGCACAGGGCGAGGACGGCGTCGGCGAGTGGAACCTCATCGCCCAGGAGCTGGGAATAACCCCCATCCGCCTGGACCCGATGGCCGCCCTGGACGGCGGGATCCGCCTCAACCCCCTCGACCCGTCGATCACCACCACCGGCCAGCTCGCGCTGCTCCGTACGATCATCGAGGTCGCGATGGGCCACGGCCTCGACGAGCGCTCCGGCTTCGCGCTCAAGGTCGCGCACGCCTACGTCAGCGACACCATCACCGACCGGCAGCCCGTCCTCACCGACATCGTCGAGCAACTCCGCCACCCCGAACCCGAGTCGGCGGAGGCGATGAACGTGGACATAGACGATGTACGCGCCTGGGGTCTGGACGTCGCGCTGGTCCTCGACCGGCTCGTCGACGGTGACCTGCGGGGCATGTTCGACGGCCCGACGACCGTCGGCATCGACCTCGACGCGCCGCTCATCGTCTTCGACCTGTCGCACATCGACCGTAACTCGATCGCCATGCCGATCCTCATGGCGATCGTGGGTGTGTGGCTGGAGCACACCTGGATCCGCCCGGACCGCAAGAAGCGCATCTTCCTCGTCGAGGAAGCCTGGCACATCATCAACAGCCCCTTCGTGGCACAGCTCTTCCAGCGGCTGCTGAAGTTCGGTCGCCGGCTCGGCCTGTCGTTCGTGGCGGTGGTCCACCACCTCAGCGACGTCGTCGACGGTGCGGCGGCACGGGAAGCGGCGGCGATCCTCAAGATGGCGTCGACGAGGACGATCTACGCCCAGAAGGCGGACGAGGCACGGGCAACGGGCCGGGTGCTGGGACTGCCCCGATGGGCGGTCGAGATCATCCCCACCCTCACTCCCGGCATCGCGGTGTGGGACGTCAACGGCAACGTCCAGGTCGTCAAACACCTGGTGACCGAGGCGGAGCGGCCGCTGGTCTACACGGACCGGGCGATGACGGAGTCCTCACTGCCCGAGCTCCCCGAAGACGTACGCGCCGCGGATCGGGAGGCGGAGGAACGCGCGGCCCTGATGGAACACCACCAGCAGCAGCACGTGAACCCGTCCTCAGAGTCGACGGTGGCGTGACGTGCGACACGAGCGAGAGCGAGAACGGGGAAGAGAGCGAGGGTACGGCCCCGGTGCGGGACAGGGGCACGTGCGCGGGCGTGAGGAGGCGCGGGGCATCCCGGACGGCCTGCTCATCGGCGTCCTGGGCTTCCTCCTCGGCCTGACCCTGCTGGTCTGGACGGCGACCGGGCTCGCGGGCCTCTTCGCCCACGGTGCCTGGCCGGACGGCGTGACGTTCACGAACACGCCGCTCGCGATGCGCAGCCTCGTCTCCGAACCCCACGACCTGCCCGCCGCCTGGCCCGCCACCCCACCGGCCCAGCTGTCCGGCTACGGCCTCTTCTGGGGCCTGCTCATCGGCCAGTTGATGACCCTGGTCGTCCTGACCATCTTCATCCTCGGCACCCTGGCCCGCTGGCGTGCGGTGCGCGCCTCGCGAAGAGCGGTGAGCGACGTGCCGGCCATGGGCGGCAGCCCCGCGCCTCATCAGCAACCGAACGCCAACGGCAGCAGCCCCGCACCCCAGCCCCTCGTACATATGGAACAGCCCGAGTTCGCCACACAGCCCGGGCAGATGTCCGGTCAGCCGGGGCAGTTGGGTCAGTCGGAGCTGCCCGCTCATGCCGGTCATCCCGCCCAGACCGGCCAGGCCGGTGAACCAGGGCTGAGCGCACCGACCCCCGGGACCCAACAGGCCCTGCCGACCGATCTCGTCGTCCCGGCGCCGCGCCGCCCTCGCATCGTCTACGGAGAGCCGACCGCCCGTCGCCCCTCCACCGTCCAGGCCATCCGGGAAGCCGAGGGACCCGCCCTCGTCGTCACCTCCGACCCGACCGTGTGGGCGGAGACCAAGGACGCCAGGGCCAAGCTCGGTCCTGTCCTGGTCTACGACCCCGGCCATCTCTGTGACACACCCGCACGACTGCACTGGTCACCGACCAGCGGCTGCGAGGACCCGGAGACGGCGGCTTCCCGCGCGACCGCGCTGTTCGCGCCAGTACGCCCGCACTCCCGGCTCGACGCCGCCGTCGCCGACACCGCGGAAACGCTCCTGCGCTGCTGGCTGCACGCCGCCGCGGTGGACGGACGCCCGTTCAAGCAGGTCCACCGCTGGGCACAGGGCAACGGCGCCCATGAGCCCGTACGGATCCTGCGCACCCACGCCAAGGCCGCTTCCGGCCACGCCGGACTTCTCGAATCAGCGCTGACGGCCCACGCCGAACGCCGGGAGATGGCCCAAGAACTGACGGCCCGTACGCTCGGAGTGCTCTCCTCGATCCACATCCGCGAGGCCTGTACCCCGAACCGAGCAGATTCGCTCACCTTGGAATCATTTACGGACGAGGGGGGCACCCTTTATGTGGTGGGTGAACCGATCGAGGACCCTCGTACCCGCCCCGGCGCAATGCCCCTGCTGACCGCCCTCACCACAAGCGTGGTCGAGCACGGCCGCCGCATGGCCGCACGGTCATCCGACGGTCGGCTCGACCCACCACTCGCCCTCGTCCTGGACGACGTAGCCGCCGTGGCTCCGCTCCCCCTGCTCCCGGAGCTGCTGGATTCCGGACAGGACCAGGGACTGCCGACGCTGGTCCTGCTCCGCTCGGAGGAACAGGGCCGCGCCCGCTGGCCCGATCACAGCCTCAGCGGCTGACCTCCCGCCACAGTTCGTACTCCAGCTCCCGCGCCGGCGGATCGGACGGCCGCTCGGACGGCCGTGGCGGTCCCGGCACGGACTCACCGCTCGGCGCGAACCCGAAGCGCCGGTAGAAGGCCGCCGCCCGCGCGTTGTCCTCGTGCACGTACAGCCGTACTCGCTCGATACGGGAGCCGGGCAGCGACCACGACCAGTCGACGGCAGCCCGGAACAGCTCCTTCGTCACTCCGATCCCACGCGCCTCCGGGCGGACGAACACCCCCACCAGATGCGTCTGGTCGACCCGGGCCGCCTCACCGAATCCCACCGCGGCCGCCGGCCGCTCCACGAGCGCGGTCACGGTGCCCACCCAGCGCCCGCCGGACTCCTCCGCGATGAACTGGTTGCCGGCCACACCCGCCGCGGCGTTTCTCGTCCGCTCCCGCCAGAAGTCCGGCGTATGAGCGAGGCCCTGTTCGTAGGTCTCCATGAAGGCGATCGGCGCCGCGGGGTCCTGAAGGGCGGCGAGCCGGATCTCCCGGGCCTTCTCCCACTCGTCGGCGCGCACAGCGCGAATGATGTGCTCCATCCCCTGATCCTGGCGGCACCCACCGCCGACCGCCAAGGGATTTCGCAAGGGCCCTGAAACGCAAAAATGCCTCAACCCCCGGACATGGTCCGGGGGTTGAGGCTCAAAAATTGTTCGGCGGTGTCCTACTCTCCCACAGGGTCCCCCCTGCAGTACCATCGGCGCTGAAAGGCTTAGCTTCCGGGTTCGGAATGTAACCGGGCGTTTCCCTAACGCTATGACCACCGAAACTCTATGAAGATATTTATCGAACCGGCCGACCACGGGGTGGTCTCGGCGTGTTCGTTACTTCAGAACTAACACAGTGGACGCGAGCAACTGAGGACAAGCCCTCGGCCTATTAGTACCGGTCAACTCCACCCATTACTGGGCTTCCATATCCGGCCTATCAACCCAGTCGTCTACTGGGAGCCTTACCCTCTCTAGGAGGTGGGAGTCCTCATCTCGAAGCAGGCTTCCCGCTTAGATGCTTTCAGCGGTTATCCCTCCCGAACGTAGCCAACCAGCCATGCCCTTGGCAGGACAACTGGCACACCAGAGGTTCGTCCGTCCCGGTCCTCTCGTACTAGGGACAGCCCTTCTCAAGACTCCTACGCGCACAGCGGATAGGGACCGAACTGTCTCACGACGTTCTAAACCCAGCTCGCGTACCGCTTTAATGGGCGAACAGCCCAACCCTTGGGACCGACTCCAGCCCCAGGATGCGACGAGCCGACATCGAGGTGCCAAACCATCCCGTCGATATGGACTCTTGGGGAAGATCAGCCTGTTATCCCCGGGGTACCTTTTATCCGTTGAGCGACGGCGCTTCCACAAGCCACCGCCGGATCACTAGTCCCGACTTTCGTCCCTGCTCGACCCGTCGGTCTCACAGTCAAGCTCCCTTGTGCACTTACACTCAACACCTGATTACCAACCAGGCTGAGGGAACCTTTGGGCGCCTCCGTTACTCTTTAGGAGGCAACCGCCCCAGTTAAACTACCCATCAGACACTGTCCCTGATCCGGATCACGGACCCAGGTTAGACATCCAGCACGACCAGAGTGGTATTTCAACGACGACTCCACCCATACTGGCGTATGAGTTTCACAGTCTCCCACCTATCCTACACAAGCCGAACCGAACACCAATATCAAACTGTAGTAAAGGTCCCGGGGTCTTTCCGTCCTGCTGCGCGAAACGAGCATCTTTACTCGTAGTGCAATTTCACCGGGCCTATGGTTGAGACAGTCGAGAAGTCGTTACGCCATTCGTGCAGGTCGGAACTTACCCGACAAGGAATTTCGCTACCTTAGGATGGTTATAGTTACCACCGCCGTTTACTGGCGCTTAAGTTCTCAGCTTCGCCCCACCGAAATGGAGCTAACCGGTCCCCTTAACGTTCCAGCACCGGGCAGGCGTCAGTCCGTATACATCGCCTTACGGCTTCGCACGGACCTGTGTTTTTAGTAAACAGTCGCTTCTCGCTGGTCTCTGCGGCCACCCCCAGCTCAGAGTGCAAGACTCATCACCGGACATGGCCCCCCTTCTCCCGAAGTTACGGGGGCATTTTGCCGAGTTCCTTAACCATAGTTCACCCGAACGCCTCGGTATTCTCTACCTGACCACCTGAGTCGGTTTAGGGTACGGGCCGCCATGAAACTCGCTAGAGGCTTTTCTCGACAGCATAGGATCATCCACTTCACCACAATCGGCTCGGCATCAGGTCTCAGACTATATGCACGACGGATTTGCCTACCGTGCGTCCTACACCCTTACCCCGGGACAACCACCGCCCGGGCTGGACTACCTTCCTGCGTCACCCCATCACTTACCTACTACAGATCTGGACCGGCGGCTCCACCACTCCCCCTCACTCCGAAGAGATCAGGGGCGGCTTCACGGCCTTAGCATCGTCTGATTCGATATTGGGCGTTTCAAAGCGGGTACCGGAATATCAACCGGTTGTCCATCGACTACGCCTGTCGGCCTCGCCTTAGGTCCCGACTTACCCTGGGCAGATCAGCTTGACCCAGGAACCCTTAGTCAATCGGCGCACACGTTTCCCACGTGTGTATCGCTACTCATGCCTGCATTCTCACTCGTGAACCGTCCACAACTCGCTTCCGCGGCTGCTTCACCCGGCACACGACGCTCCCCTACCCATCACGATCCCCGTTGGGGGTATATATCGCAATGACACGACTTCGGCGGTACGCTTGAGCCCCGCTACATTGTCGGCGCGGAATCACTTGACCAGTGAGCTATTACGCACTCTTTCAAGGGTGGCTGCTTCTAAGCCAACCTCCTGGTTGTCTCTGCGACTCCACATCCTTTCCCACTTAGCGTACGCTTAGGGGCCTTAGTCGATGCTCTGGGCTGTTTCCCTCTCGACCATGGAGCTTATCCCCCACAGTCTCACTGCCGCGCTCTCACTTACCGGCATTCGGAGTTTGGCTAAGGTCAGTAACCCGGTAGGGCCCATCGCCTATCCAGTGCTCTACCTCCGGCAAGAAACACACGACGCTGCACCTAAATGCATTTCGGGGAGAACCAGCTATCACGGAGTTTGATTGGCCTTTCACCCCTAACCACAGGTCATCCCCCAGGTTTTCAACCCTGGTGGGTTCGGTCCTCCACGAAGTCTTACCTCCGCTTCAACCTGCCCATGGCTAGATCACTCCGCTTCGGGTCTAGAGCGTGCAACTCAATCGCCCTGTTCGGACTCGCTTTCGCTACGGCTTCCCCACACGGGTTAACCTCGCTACACACCGCTAACTCGCAGGCTCATTCTTCAAAAGGCACGCAGTCACGACGCACCGAGTAAACTCGATGCGCGACGCTCCCACGGCTTGTAGGCACACGGTTTCAGGTACTATTTCACTCCGCTCCCGCGGTACTTTTCACCATTCCCTCACGGTACTATCCGCTATCGGTCACCAGGGAATATTTAGGCTTAGCGGGTGGTCCCGCCAGATTCACACGGGATTTCTCGGGCCCCGTGCTACTTGGGAATAACTCAAACGAGCCGTTGATGTTTCAGCTACGGGGGTCTTACCCTCTACGCCGGACCTTTCGCATGTCCTTCGCCTACATCAACGGTTTCTGACTCGTCTCATCGCCGGCAGACGATGAAAGAGATATCCCACAACCCCGCATGCGCAACCCCTGCCGGGTCTCACACACATACGGTTTGGCCTCATCCGGTTTCGCTCGCCACTACTCCCGGAATCACGGTTGTTTTCTCTTCCTGAGGGTACTGAGATGTTTCACTTCCCCTCGTTCCCTCCACACTGCCTATGTGTTCAGCAGCGGGTGACAGCCCATGACGACTGCCGGGTTTCCCCATTCGGAAACCCCCGGATCAAAGCCTGGTTGACGGCTCCCCGGGGACTATCGTGGCCTCCCACGTCCTTCATCGGTTCCTGGTGCCAAGGCATCCACCGTGCGCCCTTAAAAACTTGGCCACAGATGCTCGCGTCCACTGTGCAGTTCTCAAGCAACGACCAGCCACCCACCACCCCGCCCTTCTGGGCGAGTTCACTGGGGCCGGCATCGCGAAGGGCGAGCTCACGCTCGCACCCTCAGACACCCAACAGCGCGCCCGGCACAACCAGTCGATGTGTGTCACGTTCCACGCCGAAGCAGTACTAGTGAACCCATCCAACCGATCGTGCCGAATAATCAACGTTCCACCCTTGAGCAAACCACCGTCGGACATTCGCCGACGTAGTGGCTCTGGACCCCCGGGCAAGCCCGGCGGCCTAGAAGCTCCTTAGAAAGGAGGTGATCCAGCCGCACCTTCCGGTACGGCTACCTTGTTACGACTTCGTCCCAATCGCCAGTCCCACCTTCGACAGCTCCCTCCCACAAGGGGTTGGGCCACCGGCTTCGGGTGTTACCGACTTTCGTGACGTGACGGGCGGTGTGTACAAGGCCCGGGAACGTATTCACCGCAGCAATGCTGATCTGCGATTACTAGCAACTCCGACTTCATGGGGTCGAGTTGCAGACCCCAATCCGAACTGAGACCGGCTTTTTGAGATTCGCTCCGCCTCGCGGCATCGCAGCTCTTTGTACCGGCCATTGTAGCACGTGTGCAGCCCAAGACATAAGGGGCATGATGACTTGACGTCGTCCCCACCTTCCTCCGAGTTGACCCCGGCGGTCTCCTGTGAGTCCCCATCACCCCGAAGGGCATGCTGGCAACACAGGACAAGGGTTGCGCTCGTTGCGGGACTTAACCCAACATCTCACGACACGAGCTGACGACAGCCATGCACCACCTGTACACCGACCACAAGGGGGCGACCATCTCTGGCCGTTTCCGGTGTATGTCAAGCCTTGGTAAGGTTCTTCGCGTTGCGTCGAATTAAGCCACATGCTCCGCTGCTTGTGCGGGCCCCCGTCAATTCCTTTGAGTTTTAGCCTTGCGGCCGTACTCCCCAGGCGGGGAACTTAATGCGTTAGCTGCGGCACCGACGACGTGGAATGTCGCCAACACCTAGTTCCCAACGTTTACGGCGTGGACTACCAGGGTATCTAATCCTGTTCGCTCCCCACGCTTTCGCTCCTCAGCGTCAGTAATGGCCCAGAGATCCGCCTTCGCCACCGGTGTTCCTCCTGATATCTGCGCATTTCACCGCTACACCAGGAATTCCGATCTCCCCTACCACACTCTAGCCTGCCCGTATCGAATGCAGACCCGGGGTTAAGCCCCGGGCTTTCACATCCGACGTGACAAGCCGCCTACGAGCTCTTTACGCCCAATAATTCCGGACAACGCTTGCGCCCTACGTATTACCGCGGCTGCTGGCACGTAGTTAGCCGGCGCTTCTTCTGCAGGTACCGTCACTTTCGCTTCTTCCCTGCTGAAAGAGGTTTACAACCCGAAGGCCGTCATCCCTCACGCGGCGTCGCTGCATCAGGCTTTCGCCCATTGTGCAATATTCCCCACTGCTGCCTCCCGTAGGAGTCTGGGCCGTGTCTCAGTCCCAGTGTGGCCGGTCGCCCTCTCAGGCCGGCTACCCGTCGTCGCCTTGGTGGGCCATCACCCCACCAACAAGCTGATAGGCCGCGGGCTCATCCTTCACCGCCGGAGCTTTCAACCCTCTCCCATGCGGAAGAGAGTGGTATCCGGTATTAGACCCCGTTTCCAGGGCTTGTCCCAGAGTGAAGGGCAGATTGCCCACGTGTTACTCACCCGTTCGCCACTAATCCACCCCGAAGGGCTTCATCGTTCGACTTGCATGTGTTAAGCACGCCGCCAGCGTTCGTCCTGAGCCAGGATCAAACTCTCCGTGAATGCTTCCCGGTAATCCGGGTGAACACCACGAGAGCGGTGCGACCAAGAGGAATGGTCCCGGTCGCACACAGCGTCCTCGCTGTGTCGCCTACCCGCCACATGGGCCGGTAGGACTTTTCAAAGGAACCTCATCTCCACGATGTGGAGACGGGGTATCAACTAATCTGGCGTTGATTTTTGGCACGCTGTTGAGTTCTCAAGGAACGGACGCTTCCTTCGTACTCACCCGCAGAACATTCTCTGGGGCTTTCCTCCGGGCGCTTCCCTTCGTGTTTCCAGCTTAACAGATCCGATTTCCGTTTCTGCCACCCGCTGGAGCGGGCTGCCGGGCCGTTCTTCCGCTTTCGCGTTTTCCCTTTCCGGCGGTTCCGACTCTATCAGATCCTTTCGGGCCTGATTCCCAGTCAGAGGGGGTTGCCTTCCCGGCCCTTCGGCCGTTCCGACGTTTCAAACTCTAGCGGATTCCCCGAGCAACTCATAATCGAGTCAATCGAAATGAATTTCGGCATGCCGAAATTCGCCCCGGCTGGGGGACCGTGCAGAGTTTGGGTGCCGCATCAGTGGCGGGATCGGTCGTCGCAGAACCGTTCCGGCTCCGTGACAACTCGAAGAACCTTACGGATCGGGGAGGGTCGTGTCAACCCACCCCTCCGTTCATCTTCCTGACGCCTTCCGGTCCAGGCCGGCGAGCCGGCCGCCCGCGTCCGGCTGGGCGTGCTCCACGCGGCGCAGGAGGCGGATCAGCATCTCCCCCAGCACGCCGCGTTCTTCGCTGGAGAGGTCCTGGAGCAGTTCCTCCTCGAAGTTCGTGGCCATGCGCATCGCCTCGAGCCACTTCGCACGGCCCTCGTCCGTCAGCTCGACGATGACGCGCACCCGGTTGGTCTCGTCGCGGTCCCGCGTGACCAGCCCGTCGGCGGCCATCCGGTCGATGCGGTGGGTCATGGCGGCCGGGGTGAGGCCGAGGCGCTTCGCGAGTTCACCGGGACCGAGGCGGTAGGGAGCGCCCGAGAGGACGAGGGTCTTGAGGACCTCCCACTCGGCGTTGCTGATGCCGAGGGCGGCGACCTGGCGTCCGTACGCGACGTTCATCCGGCGGTTGAGCCGGCCGAGGGCGGAGACGACCTGCTCGACCTGGGGGTCCAGGTCGCGGAACTCGCGCTGGTACGCGGCGATCTGCTCGTCGAGGCTCGGTTCCGCTGTCGGCGCGGCCGTCGGCGTCGGCCGGCCGGGCTGCTCGGGGGTGTCGGACATGCGCCTCACTATCCCATGCCGCCGGATGGCTTCTAAGTCCTTCGATTTGTATTGTTGAGGTTCTAACTTTACTATCTAAGTCTTCAAGCTTCAGTCCTCCAGGGCTGACCGACCGAGGCAGGTGAGTGTGACCAAGGCGATGGGCGCTGCGATGCGCCGGATCCAGGCAGGGAACGTGCTGAGCGCGTTCGGGCTCGGGTTCACCGTTCCGTATCTCTATGTGTATGTGGCTCAGGTGCGGGACCTGGGCGCGGGCACGGCCGGTGCCGTGCTCGCCGTCTTCGCCATGGCCGCGCTCGTCGTTCTCCCCTTCACCGGGCGGACCATCGACCGGCGCGGGCCGCTGCCCGTGCTCGTCGTGGCCGCGCTGCTGGCCTCGGCGGGTGCGCTCGCCATGGGGCTGGCCGGGAGTGTGCCCGCCGCCGTCCTTGCCGCCGCGCTGCTGGGCGCGGGTACCGCCGTGATGCAGCCGGCGCTGGCGACGATGATCGTCTGGTGCTCCAGCCCGTCCACCCGGACGCGGGCGTTCGCCATGCAGTTCTTCCTGCAGAACCTGGGGCTGGGCGTCGGTGGTCTGATCGGTGGGCAGATCGTCGACAAGACCCGCCCCGACAGCTTCATCCTGCTGTTCTCGATCGAGGCGGCGATGTTCGTCGTGCTCGCCGTGATCGCCGCGACCGTGCGGATGCCGAAGGCTCCGTCGATCCCCGACGCGATGCCGGAGAACACCGAGGCCAAGGCCCGGGGCGGGCTGCGGTCGCTGCTCGGGCACCGGGCGATGGTCCAGCTGTGCGTACTGGGCTTCGTGCTCTTCTTCGCCTGCTACGGGCAGTTCGAGTCGGGGCTCGCGGCCTACGGCACCGAGGCCGCCGGGATCGACCCCGCGGGGCTCGGCTACGCCCTGGCCGCGAACACCGCGGTCATCGTGCTCGCCCAGTTCCTCGTGCTGCGGTTCGTCGAGCGGCGGCGGCGTTCGCGCGTGATCGCCGCGGTCGGTCTGATCTGGGCCGTCGCATGGGTCATCGCGGGGTACGCGGGCCTCGGGCACGGCAGCCAGACGATGGCGACGGCCGCGTTCATCTCCACGTACGCGCTCTTCGGACTCGGTGAGGCGATGCTCTCGCCGACCGTGGCGCCGCTCGTCGCCGATCTGGCGCCGGAGTCGATGGTCGGGCAGTACAACTCGGCGTTCGCGCTGGTCAAGCAGCTCGCCCTGGCGGTCGGTCCGGCGGTGGGCGGGCCGATGGGCGCCGCGCTCCACGGCCCGTACATCGTGACCTTCGTCCTCTTCTCGCTGGGCATCACCGCGCTGGCCCTGAAGCTGGGCCGGAACCTGACGGCCGTACAGGACCAGCCGGCGCTCGCGTCGAAGTCGCGCATCGTCGCTCGGC includes:
- a CDS encoding MFS transporter — protein: MGAAMRRIQAGNVLSAFGLGFTVPYLYVYVAQVRDLGAGTAGAVLAVFAMAALVVLPFTGRTIDRRGPLPVLVVAALLASAGALAMGLAGSVPAAVLAAALLGAGTAVMQPALATMIVWCSSPSTRTRAFAMQFFLQNLGLGVGGLIGGQIVDKTRPDSFILLFSIEAAMFVVLAVIAATVRMPKAPSIPDAMPENTEAKARGGLRSLLGHRAMVQLCVLGFVLFFACYGQFESGLAAYGTEAAGIDPAGLGYALAANTAVIVLAQFLVLRFVERRRRSRVIAAVGLIWAVAWVIAGYAGLGHGSQTMATAAFISTYALFGLGEAMLSPTVAPLVADLAPESMVGQYNSAFALVKQLALAVGPAVGGPMGAALHGPYIVTFVLFSLGITALALKLGRNLTAVQDQPALASKSRIVARHRPEQDKVEATA